The DNA sequence GGGTGCGGGTCAGTCCGTGAAGCGAACGGTAGAAAGGTTCGTCGTTGGGACGGGTAACGCTGATTGTATTTTCTTCTACTTGAATACCGATTTCAGGCCGGAATTCTCTGGTAAGCGTTCCTTTGGGGCCTTTAACGGTAACGACCTGACCTTCTTGTTTAACTTCCACCCCGCCTGGAATGGTGATTGCTTTTCTACCAATTCGAGACATATTCTACACCTCCATCCTTTACCAAATATAGCAGATAACTTCTCCACCCAAACCTTCACTGCGTGCTTGTCTGTCAGGCATGATGCCTTTGGAGGTAGATATCACAGCAACGCCCAAGCCTCCTAAAACCTTAGGAATCTGGTCTTTTTTTGCATAAACTCTTAAACCGGGACGACTGATACGTTTCAAACCGGTAATGACTCTTTCCCGGTTAGGGCCGTACTTGAGGTATAATCTCAAGACCCCCTGTTTATTGTCATCAATATATTCATAATCCTTGATAAAGCCTTCCTGTTTCAGCAGTTCGGCCAGAGCCTTCTTGATGCTTGAAGCAGGGATTTCTACTTTATCGTGGTAAACCATCCCGGCATTCCGGATCCGTGTCAGGAAATCGGCAATAGGATCTGATGTTGTTGACACTTTTATTTCCCCCTTTCTCCAATAATGCTTACCAACTAGCCTTCGTTACACCAGGCAGTTCGCCTTTATAAGCCAGTTCTCTGAAGCATATCCTGCATATTCCAAATTTCCTCATATAAGCATGCGGGCGGCCACATATTTTGCAGCGGTTATGCACACGTACAGAATATTTTGGTTGGTGACGAACAATCATCGACGTCTTGGCCATATCTTAAGCCTCCTTCATATCTAGTCCTTAAACGGCATTCTGAATGCTTTAAGCAGCTCTTTTGCTTCTTCATCCGTATTGGCCGTTGTTACAAAGACGATATCCATACCTCTAATTTTATCAATTTTGTCAAAGTTAATTTCCGGGAAAATGAGCTGCTCTTTAATGCCGAGGGTATAATTGCCTCTGCCGTCAAATGCCTTGGCGGATACTCCCTGAAAATCTCTGACACGAGGAAGCGCTACGTTCAGCAGCCTGTCAACAAACTCATACATCCGGTCACCTCTTAAAGTAACCTTCACGCCAATCGGCATGCCTGCACGAAGCTTAAATGCTGCGATCGACTTCTTCGCCCGTGTTACGACCGGTTTCTGACCCGTAATCGTCATGAGATCATCTACAGCGGAATCAATGGCTTTCGGATTTTGAATCGCTTCTCCCAAACCTATATTGATAACCACTTTTTCCAAACGCGGTGTTTGCATAATATTCTTATAATCAAATTTTTTCTGCAGAGCCGGGGTTATCTCATTTTTATAATAATCTCTTAAGCGAGCCACCAGAGTACCTCCCTTCCAGAATTACTTCTTATTTTCTTCCGGCAAATTGTGTCCGCAATTCTTGCAGACTCTAACTTTACCTTCTCCAGTAATCTTAACACTCTTCCTGGTGACAGAATTACATTCTGTGCAAAACAGCATCACATTGGAGCTGTGAATCGGAGCTTCTTTATCGACAATTCCA is a window from the Dehalobacter sp. DCA genome containing:
- the rpsH gene encoding 30S ribosomal protein S8; the protein is MSTTSDPIADFLTRIRNAGMVYHDKVEIPASSIKKALAELLKQEGFIKDYEYIDDNKQGVLRLYLKYGPNRERVITGLKRISRPGLRVYAKKDQIPKVLGGLGVAVISTSKGIMPDRQARSEGLGGEVICYIW
- a CDS encoding type Z 30S ribosomal protein S14 — encoded protein: MAKTSMIVRHQPKYSVRVHNRCKICGRPHAYMRKFGICRICFRELAYKGELPGVTKASW
- the rplE gene encoding 50S ribosomal protein L5 codes for the protein MARLRDYYKNEITPALQKKFDYKNIMQTPRLEKVVINIGLGEAIQNPKAIDSAVDDLMTITGQKPVVTRAKKSIAAFKLRAGMPIGVKVTLRGDRMYEFVDRLLNVALPRVRDFQGVSAKAFDGRGNYTLGIKEQLIFPEINFDKIDKIRGMDIVFVTTANTDEEAKELLKAFRMPFKD